A single genomic interval of Aureliella helgolandensis harbors:
- a CDS encoding mandelate racemase/muconate lactonizing enzyme family protein, protein MGKSTDISLKTVSNSTRNFVYRQPMKFGGRVVEDVCVLRTEISVTSGSGRKKTIGIGEMTMGNIWAWPSKIPGKVTLKLMLELARRLALRVEEASLSGDPLQITHQIGLLRDKISAEMVAEYKIAEGIPQLAAMVAASPLEAAVHDAFGRSVNQSVYQCMTSEFLNEDLSAYLGEEFVGKYPGEYLSPKPRPTMPLYHLVGALDPLSDADLKTRLDDGWPETLEKWLETDGITHLKIKLDGNNIDWDVGRIVEVTRICEQVSQERNWKLSFDFNEQCPNEDYVLDLLERIERLCNLSYTRLQYIEQPTPRDLKTRTEMTVHRIARLRPVVIDESLIDAESLKLARQRGYTGLALKACKGHSECMIMGAAGAHYNMFTCVQDLTCIGGSFLHSASVASHIPRVAAIEGNGRQYAPAGNAAYMEQYAPMFRVRYGTIPTELLDGPGLGFDWQPLGQDAPAE, encoded by the coding sequence ATGGGCAAATCCACGGATATCAGCCTCAAGACGGTCTCCAATAGCACTCGAAACTTCGTTTACCGTCAGCCTATGAAGTTCGGCGGTCGAGTCGTCGAAGATGTGTGTGTACTGCGAACAGAAATTTCGGTAACGAGCGGGAGCGGTCGCAAAAAGACCATTGGGATCGGTGAGATGACGATGGGGAATATCTGGGCTTGGCCCAGTAAGATCCCAGGTAAAGTCACTCTCAAGCTGATGCTGGAGCTCGCGAGGCGTCTGGCGCTGCGGGTTGAGGAAGCTTCGCTCTCGGGGGACCCACTGCAAATCACGCATCAAATCGGCCTGTTGCGAGATAAAATTTCTGCGGAAATGGTCGCTGAATACAAGATTGCGGAGGGAATTCCGCAATTGGCCGCCATGGTAGCTGCCAGTCCCTTGGAAGCGGCCGTGCATGATGCGTTCGGCCGCTCAGTCAACCAGAGCGTTTATCAGTGCATGACCAGCGAGTTCCTGAATGAGGATCTGAGCGCTTATCTCGGGGAGGAGTTTGTCGGCAAGTACCCGGGGGAATACCTCTCTCCCAAACCGCGTCCCACAATGCCGCTCTACCACTTGGTGGGAGCCCTGGATCCGCTCAGCGATGCCGACCTCAAGACACGCTTGGATGATGGATGGCCAGAAACCCTGGAGAAGTGGTTAGAAACCGACGGCATTACGCACCTCAAGATCAAGCTCGATGGGAACAACATCGACTGGGACGTCGGGCGGATTGTTGAAGTGACGCGCATCTGTGAACAGGTGTCGCAGGAGCGGAATTGGAAGCTCTCCTTTGACTTCAATGAGCAATGTCCCAACGAGGACTATGTGCTGGATTTGCTGGAGCGGATCGAACGTCTATGCAACCTCTCCTACACGCGTTTGCAATATATTGAACAGCCCACGCCACGCGATTTGAAGACGCGGACGGAGATGACGGTTCACCGCATTGCCCGTCTCCGCCCCGTGGTAATCGACGAATCGCTGATCGATGCAGAGAGCCTGAAATTGGCTCGCCAGCGAGGATACACAGGGCTTGCGTTGAAAGCCTGCAAGGGCCATTCAGAGTGCATGATCATGGGGGCTGCTGGGGCCCACTACAACATGTTCACCTGCGTTCAGGATTTGACTTGCATAGGCGGCTCGTTCCTTCACTCGGCGAGTGTGGCCAGCCATATTCCTCGTGTGGCCGCCATCGAAGGGAACGGTCGGCAGTACGCTCCGGCTGGCAACGCGGCCTATATGGAGCAATACGCGCCCATGTTCCGAGTGCGTTATGGAACGATTCCGACCGAGCTGCTTGACGGGCCTGGTCTAGGGTTCGATTGGCAGCCCTTGGGCCAGGATGCTCCTGCAGAATAA
- a CDS encoding type II secretion system protein GspD produces MSPENSNQKRRWLKQSLWASASKAMWIAPAILSPVLMTAMVPDVTLGQSPTVTRSISDNTPAVDAEFVLGWLNYAVSKSEDTSVSAKAFAEALRARQALSGPQRNFFDPRVEARLKEVEGILVSQGMKKKQIEEAVSKLGALAAAPAVAKPQTATLASFPPNGAAGNPSAVIPASTTAPVAAAAGVNTPAVGGPVTPGIFLPDSDKTTTQPASGQLGQELQTPLGNAASGDELYRRGVELLSQGNREAAYDHFSRAWRFEKELDPALRNQLKDKLSSMQAANLSGRAEEVNASPMRGVSDEQLAIRQRMMSEVTGEIAAAEANREAEPQLVAERLQTLRTRVSQAGMDGNTTKQMLTIVDRAIGSHQVYMTQNRAAIEQNTRNRQITESMALDQEDRFKTDQQIASLVETYNDLMDEGRFAEAEVIAKQVGLLDRNSTIASLLIANARNSRRIGEYEQTKTLREDGWIDAMNDVDESAVPWTDSDSIQFPEAKRWEEITRNRRKLLADSQTGMSPKEVEIWERLKTPVMVDFKNRPLTEVMDFLSNMTGIPIHIDELALQQDGFNSSSEIGVTLSLPSQIQLRSALNLILNSRNLDFQVANEVLTVTSVRNTARANRTQTYSVKDLVIPIPNFIHDNNSGMAGAIRQAYETVAAGRGLLAGTPGVNAGTPGQSVQMASASVDPNAPVLAQLNNGMLGGPGNLLGGGFGSNNSSAMGGAPPMMMGSPGAIGGGAAMADFDTLMNLIQATIDPDSWLQAGGTSTILQYPSNLSIVVSAPQTTHEKIAELLESLRRLQDLQVTIEVKFITLNDNFFERMGVDFDVKIDDNVRSLPQDDQGPSTTVGLSSNFTGNNFPVSADFDISLTQESYGTAVPAFGGFQASDGASLGFAILSDLEMFFFMNAAQGDSRTNVLQAPRVTMFDGQFASINDTISRPFVTSLIPVVADFAVAQQPVIVVLNEGTILNVQATVSADKRFVRLTLNPSFSQIDRVDTFTFEGSRTTRTNSQDQGTNVLDPTGSVDDSTSESEEIVSGTTVQQPSFSQTNISTTVSVPDGGTILLGGIKRMRESRIERGVPILSKIPYVNRLFKNTAIGRETSTLMMTVTPRIIIQEEEEEKYGVIP; encoded by the coding sequence TTGAGTCCTGAAAATTCGAATCAGAAGCGACGTTGGCTGAAGCAGTCCCTGTGGGCAAGCGCGTCCAAAGCAATGTGGATTGCACCCGCAATACTCTCGCCCGTTTTAATGACGGCGATGGTACCGGATGTGACATTGGGGCAATCGCCAACCGTCACCCGCAGCATCTCGGACAATACCCCAGCGGTGGATGCTGAGTTTGTCTTGGGATGGCTGAACTATGCGGTCAGCAAGTCGGAGGACACATCGGTTTCCGCCAAGGCGTTTGCCGAAGCACTACGGGCTCGGCAGGCATTGTCGGGTCCTCAACGCAACTTCTTTGATCCGCGGGTGGAAGCGCGTCTCAAGGAAGTTGAAGGGATTCTTGTCAGCCAAGGGATGAAGAAGAAGCAGATTGAGGAAGCTGTTAGCAAATTGGGAGCGCTCGCCGCTGCTCCAGCCGTTGCTAAGCCTCAGACTGCAACGCTCGCTTCCTTCCCGCCCAACGGTGCTGCAGGCAATCCATCAGCCGTGATTCCTGCCAGTACCACTGCTCCTGTTGCTGCGGCGGCCGGCGTGAACACACCTGCGGTCGGAGGCCCGGTTACACCTGGCATTTTCCTGCCAGACTCGGACAAGACCACCACCCAGCCCGCCAGCGGACAGCTCGGGCAAGAGCTCCAGACGCCGCTGGGCAATGCAGCCAGTGGCGATGAATTGTATCGACGCGGCGTGGAGTTGCTCAGCCAGGGCAATCGCGAGGCAGCTTACGATCACTTTAGCCGAGCATGGCGGTTCGAAAAAGAGCTCGATCCCGCTCTGCGGAATCAGCTGAAGGACAAGTTGAGCTCCATGCAAGCCGCGAACCTGAGCGGGCGTGCAGAAGAGGTTAACGCTTCCCCCATGCGAGGTGTGAGCGATGAACAGCTCGCCATTCGCCAACGCATGATGAGCGAAGTCACCGGAGAGATCGCAGCGGCGGAAGCCAACCGCGAGGCCGAGCCACAGCTCGTGGCGGAACGGCTTCAAACCCTGCGTACCCGCGTTTCGCAAGCAGGCATGGACGGTAACACGACCAAACAAATGCTGACGATTGTGGATCGGGCCATTGGCAGCCATCAGGTTTACATGACGCAGAACCGAGCTGCTATCGAGCAGAATACTCGCAACCGCCAAATCACTGAATCCATGGCGCTCGATCAAGAAGATCGCTTCAAGACCGATCAGCAGATTGCATCCCTCGTCGAAACCTACAATGACTTGATGGACGAAGGCCGATTTGCCGAAGCCGAAGTCATTGCTAAACAAGTCGGCTTGTTGGACCGCAATTCGACCATTGCCAGTCTATTGATTGCCAACGCACGCAATAGTCGTCGCATCGGTGAGTACGAGCAAACCAAGACCCTTCGCGAAGACGGCTGGATTGACGCGATGAACGATGTCGACGAGTCTGCCGTCCCTTGGACTGACAGTGATTCGATACAATTCCCAGAAGCCAAACGCTGGGAAGAGATCACTCGCAATCGCCGCAAATTGCTGGCTGATTCGCAAACCGGCATGTCTCCCAAGGAAGTGGAGATTTGGGAGCGACTGAAGACCCCGGTCATGGTTGATTTCAAGAACCGTCCGTTGACCGAAGTCATGGATTTCTTGTCGAACATGACAGGCATCCCCATCCACATCGATGAATTGGCGCTGCAACAAGATGGCTTCAACTCCTCGTCCGAGATTGGTGTCACGCTCAGCCTGCCTTCGCAAATTCAATTGCGAAGTGCTCTGAACTTGATCCTCAACTCACGCAACCTTGACTTCCAAGTTGCTAATGAGGTTCTCACCGTAACATCCGTCCGCAACACCGCTCGGGCCAACCGAACTCAGACCTACTCGGTCAAGGATCTGGTCATCCCGATTCCCAACTTCATCCACGACAACAACAGTGGTATGGCGGGAGCTATTCGGCAGGCCTACGAAACGGTGGCTGCAGGCCGTGGTTTGCTGGCGGGAACGCCGGGAGTTAATGCCGGAACCCCTGGACAGAGCGTGCAGATGGCATCCGCTTCAGTGGATCCCAATGCACCGGTTCTGGCTCAGTTGAACAACGGTATGCTCGGTGGACCTGGCAATTTGCTAGGTGGTGGCTTCGGCAGCAACAACAGTTCGGCAATGGGTGGGGCTCCACCGATGATGATGGGCTCGCCAGGGGCCATCGGTGGTGGAGCAGCCATGGCTGACTTCGATACGCTGATGAATCTGATTCAAGCCACCATCGATCCTGACTCTTGGTTGCAAGCGGGCGGTACGAGTACCATCCTGCAATACCCTTCGAATCTCTCGATCGTGGTGAGTGCTCCTCAAACGACGCACGAAAAGATCGCAGAGCTGCTGGAGTCGCTGCGTCGACTGCAAGACTTGCAAGTCACGATTGAAGTGAAGTTCATCACTTTGAACGATAACTTCTTCGAGCGAATGGGGGTCGACTTTGATGTGAAGATCGATGACAACGTTCGCTCGCTGCCTCAGGACGATCAAGGACCGAGTACCACGGTTGGGCTGAGCTCCAACTTCACTGGCAACAACTTCCCCGTCTCTGCTGACTTTGATATCTCGCTAACTCAAGAGAGCTATGGAACAGCCGTTCCTGCCTTCGGTGGCTTCCAAGCCAGCGATGGTGCCAGCTTGGGCTTTGCAATCCTTAGTGACTTGGAAATGTTCTTCTTCATGAACGCAGCCCAAGGAGACAGCCGGACCAACGTCTTGCAAGCTCCACGGGTTACGATGTTCGACGGACAATTCGCTTCGATCAATGACACGATTTCGCGTCCCTTTGTGACCAGCTTGATCCCTGTTGTGGCTGACTTTGCCGTCGCACAACAGCCCGTCATTGTGGTTCTCAACGAAGGTACGATCTTGAATGTTCAAGCAACAGTATCCGCTGACAAACGCTTTGTTCGCCTCACTCTGAACCCATCTTTCTCGCAAATTGACCGAGTGGACACGTTCACCTTTGAGGGGTCGCGAACGACTCGAACGAATTCACAAGATCAAGGCACGAACGTGCTCGATCCAACGGGTTCGGTAGACGACAGCACCAGCGAGTCGGAAGAAATCGTTTCAGGTACCACGGTTCAACAACCAAGCTTCTCCCAAACCAACATTTCGACCACGGTCAGCGTGCCTGACGGCGGAACGATCCTGTTGGGTGGAATCAAGCGGATGCGTGAGAGTCGCATCGAGCGTGGTGTGCCGATCTTGAGCAAGATCCCTTATGTAAACCGCTTGTTCAAGAACACCGCGATTGGCCGTGAGACGAGTACTTTGATGATGACCGTGACACCACGCATCATCATCCAGGAAGAAGAAGAAGAGAAGTACGGAGTGATTCCTTAA
- a CDS encoding sulfatase family protein, producing MLNFRISCVVVLGCLSSAALSAERPNIVIIYADDMGYGDLAVQNPDSKIPTPHLDRLASQGMRFTDAHSSSGICTPSRYALLSGRYHWRKFHGIVNAWGESVFAAERLTLPEMLKGQGYTTACIGKWHLGFDWKAIRKPDAQMVESGGRKTWGADAFDWHKAIPDGPLDHGFDYYFGDDVPNFPPYTWIENDRVVVPPTVPYVPNPAPSEGSPEGRPGPMVAGWRQDEVMPTLTDKVVHWLEQQQGNEQPFFLYWPWTSPHAPIVPAAQWQGKTEAGGFGDFVAQSDDHAGQVLKALDDYGFTDNTLVIFTADNGPERYAYDRIKNYGHHSTGPLRGLKRDVWEGGHRVPFIVRWPQHVTAGSVSAGLMSQVDIMGTLAAILDISLPAGQADDSYNQLSLWQGGESARDSIVHNTFAKLYAIRRGSWLLVDGPSGNSSAVPAWFDQEFEYSANQEPGLLNDLATDVGQHYNLYAEQPERVRELKALLKEKQSHGEVR from the coding sequence ATGCTCAATTTTAGGATATCGTGTGTCGTCGTCCTGGGGTGCTTGAGTTCCGCCGCGCTGTCTGCCGAACGCCCCAATATTGTCATTATCTATGCGGATGACATGGGGTATGGAGACTTGGCGGTCCAGAACCCGGATTCAAAAATTCCGACACCGCATCTCGATCGGCTAGCGAGTCAAGGGATGCGATTTACCGATGCTCACTCTTCCTCAGGTATATGCACTCCGAGCCGTTATGCTCTACTTTCCGGCCGATACCACTGGCGCAAGTTCCACGGCATTGTCAACGCTTGGGGAGAATCGGTCTTTGCTGCCGAGCGACTGACCCTTCCCGAGATGCTCAAGGGGCAGGGATACACGACGGCCTGCATCGGCAAGTGGCACCTTGGGTTTGATTGGAAAGCGATTCGGAAGCCCGATGCACAAATGGTGGAGTCTGGGGGCCGCAAGACTTGGGGAGCCGACGCGTTTGACTGGCACAAGGCGATACCGGATGGGCCACTGGATCATGGGTTTGACTACTACTTCGGAGATGACGTCCCAAATTTTCCACCCTACACCTGGATCGAAAATGATCGAGTTGTGGTGCCCCCGACCGTCCCCTACGTTCCCAATCCGGCGCCCTCCGAAGGCAGTCCTGAGGGAAGGCCTGGTCCGATGGTGGCCGGTTGGCGGCAAGACGAAGTCATGCCGACGTTGACCGATAAAGTTGTTCACTGGCTGGAGCAGCAGCAGGGGAATGAGCAGCCGTTCTTTTTATACTGGCCATGGACTTCGCCGCACGCGCCGATCGTGCCAGCCGCACAGTGGCAAGGGAAGACCGAAGCTGGCGGGTTTGGAGATTTCGTGGCGCAGAGCGATGACCATGCCGGTCAGGTCCTCAAAGCACTCGATGACTACGGTTTCACCGACAACACCCTGGTTATTTTCACTGCCGACAACGGCCCTGAACGCTATGCCTATGATCGCATCAAGAATTATGGCCACCACAGTACTGGTCCCCTCCGAGGCCTCAAGCGGGACGTTTGGGAAGGCGGGCATCGCGTCCCGTTCATTGTTCGCTGGCCACAGCACGTTACCGCGGGTAGCGTCTCTGCCGGCTTGATGAGTCAAGTCGATATCATGGGCACGCTAGCTGCGATCTTGGACATTTCCTTGCCCGCAGGGCAGGCGGACGACAGTTACAATCAACTCTCACTATGGCAGGGAGGAGAAAGTGCGAGAGATTCCATCGTCCACAATACCTTTGCAAAGTTGTATGCAATTCGCCGTGGCTCTTGGCTGCTCGTCGATGGCCCCAGCGGCAATAGCTCTGCTGTGCCAGCTTGGTTCGACCAAGAATTTGAATATTCAGCCAACCAAGAACCCGGCCTGCTGAACGACCTTGCGACCGATGTTGGGCAGCATTACAACCTCTACGCGGAGCAACCAGAAAGGGTCCGCGAGTTGAAAGCACTGCTAAAAGAAAAGCAATCGCATGGAGAAGTGCGTTAA
- a CDS encoding cupin domain-containing protein has translation MSTLAQPGTAIDVGPLGAAFAEASPGILLKTDAMKVRRLIISKGKEIPEHKATGEITVHCIEGNVLFHCLGNSIELTAGKLLYLPAGELHAVTARENSTLLVTMLSAN, from the coding sequence ATGTCAACACTCGCACAGCCCGGCACTGCAATCGACGTTGGTCCCTTAGGAGCTGCATTTGCAGAAGCCAGCCCCGGCATCCTCCTGAAGACGGACGCCATGAAGGTCCGCCGCTTGATAATATCCAAGGGGAAGGAAATCCCAGAACACAAGGCTACCGGCGAAATCACCGTGCACTGCATCGAAGGCAATGTATTGTTTCATTGCCTCGGTAACTCGATTGAGCTCACCGCCGGAAAACTGCTCTATTTGCCAGCTGGTGAATTGCATGCGGTCACCGCCCGCGAGAATTCTACCCTGTTGGTAACGATGCTGTCAGCAAATTGA
- a CDS encoding GTPase family protein, with amino-acid sequence MKFFHLLSPRLVVLSLLWALPLMCYGAIGLIALYQTGWLKLIALTLPALWALAWGVGKLWPAAKPDQAAVGKPLTAPEFWTPQDQSAIDIVEQFRRQTPAVDRVSIADYNRYLADAQTLSDKLAQHYHAEAGKNSLHPLTIIEIFAVVHLAVEDLEQWMLEHLPGSSVATLAQVERLPAILRALDLGQKFAFLSSSLLDPSRLLTYPLWRKSGRIAVKLQDELLSMFYQRYLRQVGFYLIEMYSGRLKGGSRQYRLHFGTAAAKLHAAGDANQALAELEEVHTKIAVMGQVKAGKSSLINALLQETVAETSLLPETRQVNCYQFSLPDSDKTLTLLDTPGYDEAAPPKQLLREIQTATDQADMVLLVLAANSPAREADVALLRKLQEHYRQNAQLKPPPIIAVLTHIDRLKPAREWSPPYDWRSPYSAKEESIAGAVQYNREVFGPLIVDCVPIYTGNLAESITGANEELIPVLVRHLDRGHAAAILKAYYQKLDRERFRQIYQQVWGLAKAVGRSVLKD; translated from the coding sequence ATGAAATTTTTCCATCTGCTGTCGCCTCGCTTAGTGGTCCTTTCTCTCCTCTGGGCTCTCCCGTTGATGTGCTACGGTGCGATCGGCTTGATAGCGCTCTATCAAACGGGCTGGCTGAAGCTGATTGCCCTCACACTTCCCGCCCTATGGGCTCTTGCTTGGGGCGTCGGAAAGCTTTGGCCTGCCGCCAAACCCGATCAAGCAGCCGTTGGCAAGCCACTGACGGCCCCCGAATTCTGGACACCTCAAGATCAATCGGCCATTGATATTGTCGAGCAATTCCGTCGACAGACTCCCGCGGTCGATCGGGTCTCCATCGCCGACTACAACCGCTACCTCGCTGACGCGCAAACGCTCTCAGACAAACTGGCGCAACACTACCATGCAGAGGCGGGGAAGAACTCGCTCCATCCACTGACCATCATCGAGATCTTTGCCGTCGTTCACCTGGCAGTGGAAGATCTCGAGCAATGGATGCTTGAGCATCTGCCGGGCAGTTCCGTTGCTACCCTAGCCCAGGTAGAGCGGCTGCCTGCAATTCTACGCGCCTTGGACCTCGGCCAAAAGTTCGCTTTCCTGTCCTCTTCCCTACTCGATCCCAGCCGACTACTCACCTATCCCTTGTGGCGCAAATCTGGCCGGATAGCGGTCAAGTTGCAAGATGAATTGCTAAGTATGTTCTACCAACGCTATCTGCGGCAAGTTGGCTTCTATTTGATCGAAATGTACAGTGGCCGGCTGAAGGGTGGTTCGCGCCAATATCGACTTCATTTCGGTACAGCTGCAGCTAAGCTGCATGCAGCCGGAGATGCGAATCAAGCGTTGGCAGAGCTGGAAGAGGTTCATACGAAAATTGCCGTCATGGGGCAGGTCAAAGCGGGAAAATCAAGTCTCATCAATGCTTTGCTCCAAGAGACTGTCGCGGAGACAAGCCTTTTGCCGGAAACCAGGCAGGTCAACTGCTACCAATTCTCGCTCCCTGATTCCGACAAAACACTGACTCTCTTGGACACGCCCGGCTACGACGAAGCCGCTCCCCCGAAGCAGCTCTTGCGGGAAATCCAAACGGCGACGGATCAAGCAGACATGGTGCTGCTGGTGCTCGCGGCCAATAGTCCTGCACGCGAGGCGGATGTCGCCCTACTGCGAAAATTGCAAGAACACTATCGACAAAACGCCCAGCTTAAGCCTCCGCCCATCATCGCGGTGCTAACGCATATTGACAGATTGAAACCGGCGCGTGAATGGTCGCCCCCCTACGACTGGAGAAGTCCCTATTCGGCGAAAGAGGAATCCATTGCGGGCGCCGTCCAGTACAACCGTGAGGTCTTTGGCCCCTTAATCGTCGATTGCGTGCCGATCTATACCGGAAATCTAGCCGAGTCGATTACGGGCGCAAACGAGGAGTTAATACCGGTACTGGTCCGGCATTTAGATCGAGGCCACGCCGCAGCCATTCTCAAAGCCTACTACCAGAAGCTCGACCGCGAACGCTTCCGTCAAATCTACCAACAGGTCTGGGGACTGGCGAAGGCAGTTGGTCGCAGTGTTCTTAAGGACTAA
- a CDS encoding RrF2 family transcriptional regulator, producing the protein MLSKTAEYALRAVTCMGDGGSGHSMSADLLAEKTKVPRRYLSRVLQDLAAAGLVASRPGPGGGYELAQPPDRIRLLDVVNAVAPLERIRECPLGLVSHTQLCPLHAELDRAYEATERAFASVTILQLLGSTNPIPPLCEVVRK; encoded by the coding sequence ATGTTATCGAAGACAGCCGAATACGCCTTACGTGCGGTAACCTGTATGGGGGACGGAGGTTCCGGGCATTCAATGTCGGCAGACCTCCTAGCGGAGAAGACGAAGGTTCCCCGTAGGTATTTAAGTCGAGTGCTGCAGGACTTAGCAGCTGCCGGTCTGGTGGCTTCACGCCCTGGTCCTGGAGGGGGGTATGAGTTGGCCCAGCCTCCAGATCGCATTCGCCTCCTCGACGTAGTGAATGCCGTGGCCCCTTTAGAGCGCATTCGCGAATGTCCTTTGGGATTGGTCTCGCATACGCAGCTGTGTCCATTGCATGCTGAGCTGGATCGCGCCTATGAAGCGACGGAGCGGGCGTTTGCGAGTGTCACGATTTTACAGTTGCTGGGGTCCACCAATCCCATTCCACCTTTATGCGAAGTGGTGAGGAAATAG
- a CDS encoding RrF2 family transcriptional regulator, whose product MRLTTQTDFGLRTLMFLTHLKRRATIAEVAGLYGVSINHIAKVVNLLARHHLVRSIRGVGGGIELAKPADRISVGEVIRIFEGNMHLLECVGTENVCSIESFCKLKSTLAEAERIQLEYLNTVTLADVAPTSKQFARSTPNLP is encoded by the coding sequence ATGCGACTGACCACTCAGACCGACTTTGGCCTGCGAACGCTGATGTTCCTAACGCATCTGAAGCGGCGAGCTACCATTGCAGAAGTCGCCGGTTTGTATGGAGTGTCGATCAACCACATTGCCAAAGTGGTCAATCTGTTGGCCCGTCATCACTTGGTGCGGAGCATTCGCGGAGTCGGCGGGGGAATCGAATTGGCTAAGCCTGCAGATCGTATTTCTGTCGGCGAAGTCATCCGAATCTTCGAAGGAAACATGCACCTCCTGGAGTGCGTGGGTACCGAAAACGTGTGTAGCATCGAGTCCTTCTGCAAGTTGAAATCGACTCTGGCAGAAGCGGAGCGAATCCAGCTGGAGTACCTCAATACGGTAACGCTAGCGGATGTCGCTCCAACTTCGAAGCAATTCGCTCGCTCAACTCCCAATCTGCCTTAA
- a CDS encoding GTPase family protein → MLSFWKRWRSPAMPPPADAQDALETDLQQLRQTAPVPAIWLFGKTGSGKSSVIRYLTGAEAAIVGEGYRPETKSSQRFDFPNTLDRLLTFVDTRGLGEASYDPTADIAHFDGTTQLMLVTVRAGDHALQGILEPLQRIRRACPQRPVLLLLTCLHEIDGAMEIAAAADPFEEISSSSLLTLDKNSPAGNVSQAAATTIPPALATQIERKLSQFRGLVDGVVPIDLTQPEDGFSDPNFGGQRLKKAILNYLPHAYRQALLVLNNPLQVEETQRQRKARWQVLASSALAGTAGAVPIPWVDIPAVLGIQTHLATKLAQIYRQELTAAHWAVLSSAAGSRIAVRMAFREALKFIPFVGMAAGAASSFAFTYALGMSWDWYFSGLRQGGTPTAEELKKVFDQQLQRGRELWEAE, encoded by the coding sequence ATGCTCTCATTTTGGAAACGTTGGCGATCGCCAGCGATGCCCCCTCCAGCCGATGCACAGGACGCCCTTGAAACCGACTTGCAGCAATTGCGACAAACGGCTCCCGTACCTGCAATCTGGTTGTTCGGCAAGACGGGCAGTGGCAAGAGCTCGGTAATCCGCTACCTAACCGGAGCAGAAGCAGCGATTGTCGGCGAGGGCTACCGGCCTGAAACCAAGTCTTCGCAACGCTTCGATTTCCCCAACACGCTCGACCGCTTGCTAACCTTCGTCGATACCCGAGGGCTAGGGGAAGCCTCCTACGACCCCACTGCGGACATCGCCCATTTCGACGGTACGACGCAATTGATGCTGGTAACGGTTCGCGCGGGCGACCACGCTCTGCAAGGCATCCTCGAACCTCTCCAGCGCATCCGCCGCGCATGCCCGCAGCGCCCCGTCCTGCTGCTTCTAACCTGCTTGCACGAAATCGACGGTGCAATGGAAATCGCGGCCGCGGCCGATCCCTTCGAAGAGATCTCGAGTTCATCCCTGCTAACACTTGACAAGAATTCTCCGGCAGGCAACGTTTCTCAAGCGGCTGCCACAACCATTCCACCAGCTCTAGCCACTCAAATCGAACGGAAACTCAGCCAGTTTCGAGGGCTGGTCGACGGAGTCGTGCCCATTGATCTGACGCAGCCCGAAGACGGATTTTCCGATCCAAACTTTGGAGGGCAGCGGCTTAAAAAGGCGATTCTCAACTATCTTCCTCACGCCTACCGTCAGGCTTTGCTGGTACTCAACAATCCACTGCAAGTGGAAGAAACCCAGCGGCAGCGGAAAGCTCGCTGGCAAGTACTTGCTTCCAGCGCCTTGGCGGGTACAGCCGGTGCGGTGCCGATCCCCTGGGTAGATATTCCGGCCGTGTTAGGCATTCAGACCCATTTGGCAACCAAGTTGGCACAAATCTATCGACAAGAGCTGACCGCTGCGCACTGGGCCGTATTGAGCAGTGCAGCCGGCTCTCGGATTGCCGTGCGGATGGCATTTCGCGAAGCGTTGAAGTTCATCCCTTTTGTAGGCATGGCTGCTGGGGCGGCGAGCTCGTTTGCGTTCACCTATGCACTAGGCATGTCGTGGGACTGGTACTTTTCAGGCCTGCGGCAGGGCGGGACTCCGACTGCTGAGGAACTCAAGAAAGTCTTCGACCAGCAATTGCAGCGTGGGCGAGAACTATGGGAAGCAGAATGA
- a CDS encoding c-type heme family protein has protein sequence MKSFVCAFSGVALLGTTLALVSTPWQNSIAQEKDKVAKPADETTKPSEKAIERSRKTVRMLDNIFKQTIVMVTDKYVHDDDDFAAGSAAVLLFKNVSESGENKVRLLDATGDPYEPENVAKNDFEREGIRRIKAGAATHEQVVALKDGSHQLRMVTAVPVVMEKCIMCHAHYADVKPGEAIGVISYTIPIE, from the coding sequence ATGAAGTCGTTTGTATGTGCGTTTAGTGGTGTTGCGCTCTTAGGTACAACACTCGCGTTAGTTTCCACGCCTTGGCAAAACTCCATCGCTCAGGAAAAGGACAAGGTGGCCAAACCAGCGGACGAAACCACCAAGCCGTCCGAGAAAGCGATTGAACGCTCGCGAAAAACCGTGCGCATGTTGGATAATATTTTCAAACAAACCATTGTCATGGTTACTGACAAGTATGTGCACGATGACGACGATTTTGCCGCTGGAAGTGCAGCAGTACTCCTGTTCAAAAACGTTTCCGAATCGGGCGAAAACAAAGTGCGATTGCTCGACGCGACGGGCGATCCCTACGAACCAGAGAACGTCGCTAAGAACGATTTTGAACGCGAGGGAATTCGCCGGATCAAAGCAGGGGCAGCAACGCACGAACAGGTCGTTGCCTTGAAGGACGGAAGCCATCAACTACGAATGGTTACCGCCGTCCCCGTCGTCATGGAGAAGTGTATAATGTGTCACGCTCACTATGCTGACGTGAAGCCAGGTGAAGCGATCGGAGTGATCAGCTACACAATTCCAATCGAATAG